ttatatatattaaataaattaaatagactaataaatattataaaaaatcaaatgtAATTATATTCCTGAATCCTAACTACAATGTAcataatacaaaaacatttatatttcgAACACTACcattaagaaaaaaataattaaaaaaaaaaaatagtatataaatactttatagtttattttaaattttattttatttttattgcatttttatttaattttattttatatatttttttatattttgtattgttttatattttattttgctacataaaaaatattttattataatttgtatCAATTTGTAAGAAATAATGTATATCATTACTATCATCGATAATATAGAATTTTGACCGTCTAACGAATAATATGGGTCAGagtattaaaattaaaaattaaaaataaaattgaaaaaacaGTGATTAGCCATACCGAAAAATTTAGCATACTGATATTATGATGAATTGAAATATTGTTATTGTAGTTATAATTGTTGCaaccatatataaataatatatataattttagataaattaaattcattaatacataaaaatataaaaaataagtatacTCAAATAAAGGcgaaaaataacaaaacaataactatatattttatacaattaCTATTATATCTATTCCGCTGTAACcgtttattattcattataaatttatatataaccaTAACTGTCCCAAATCatatattagaaaaaatagattAAAACGaatatttactttttatattgttgCTCTCATTACATTTTAAATGGTTGgttttcattaaataattcacGTATGTAAgcatatcttttttttttcaagaTAATATAAGTAAGCGCAAGCAATgtcctatatatatattatatatatttttggctagaaaactataaaaaaaaatgaatatgtcCATAACACgtaacaataaaatatattatatataattaaagctagctttttaaatattattataatctagaaaagttaaaataataataattttggtgctatataatttttgtacGTTATTTTTCTTCTCTTACAATGAGTtcgtttaaataaaaaatttgccgtttaaatgattatataaatttatttttttatttttaaatatttattaattttttataaaattttcgcATATTCTTTTCTTCTATTTTAAATCTACTTATATAGCGtctttttacattttttaaattaatattttacttatcaaatgcaaaaatgaataaaacatatattaaggTTTATTTAGCACTTTTTAGTATCGCAGGATATATGCAAAATGTAACTTTTGCAAGCGAAACCGAAACTGTTGCATATAATTGTACGAAACACGGCACCCTCCGCTATAGACCAAGATCAatgtatgaaaaaatgaaaaaatataatataaatatgcataatcgCGAAATCCATgaattcataattattaaatattcatattaccattttataaattcatttctttcttttttttttacccattaaaaattatctCACTTTCACCAATAATATTTCCAATGAAAGATATGATCAATACAGAGATGAGGCTTCTGTCGACCTCGATGAAGCTTTAGCAGTAACAAATTATGCACGACAATCTTCAGatcttttaataaaactTTCTGAGGTTAATGTACAGGATTACTCAACCTATTCTACAGAAAATGgaaacataatatatactaagAAAATTGGAAATATGGATATTGGAAGACTTGATTTTACCATTCCATCTTCCTCTAAggtataaaataataaccaatttttaacatataaaaataacttaaaattaaataatcattattatatttatccatatatttttttttcattagtACCCTACTGTATATAGGCAATACTGGGATTTCagatatgaaaaaaatccagatgaaaaaattattcagggtacataaaaaataatcaataaatttaatataaccTTATCACTATTTACGCATCTTTCAATTTTACTAATCTTTGtccattattttcattaatgttttgttatattcataatatttcatttatatctGCAAAATGATCATTTGTTAGGAAAAGTTGTTCGTGTATACTGCATAAATACGGCCTTATTTGAAAAACATAACCCAGATCCTAATAATACACCactcaaaaaaatatatactttagGCTCAAGAATTTATGTAACCACATTTTTTTCCCATTATTTTTCGAAAAATtctattattcatattattatacattaatttacacaatacatatattttttattcattaattttgtagCTACCAGAGATAACTGTAATTGTATGCCCTTCAAGAATTCTAAATTATGACGGTGAAATCAATCAAGAAACTAGATTGGAAGAAGTTTacaaaaatcaaaaattatTCGAGCTTGGCATTGATCCTGAGGAAGCATTAAACAAATATGGTGATAATTTATCCGGATTTGTAATTAGAAAAGGCGATGATGATCAAGTTCATGTTACTTATATCAACGCTGTAAGCAatctcaaaaaataataacataatcattttttctcattttaggatttatcaaaatttagTTTCTCTATAagtcatatattatatgatatttacatacaaaatattgagatatttaatatatttatttatttttttcgtagATCTATGATGCTGGCAATTCTACCGAGGTTGCCCACAATAAAAGAGATAGAGAGATtgcatatacaaaaatCCTAAAGTTAGCACAGCGCATTATATCCAATGAATAACAATATACTCCAAGTAAAGGTGTTTCAACACTTAATATTGGGATACACATATTAAtgtaattaatatatctttatacCTAGTACCTTTTTAAATTGCCATCACGGCATTTTGACTGTTTTTAAATGGTTGTttagtatataattttttgttctttttaattaaatatatagaatttGTTTAATTTCGTGacaaaatcaaataattaattctATAATTCAATCATGTTTTGTGATTTACCCTTTATATTAATTCGGTCACTTTTTTTACcgttaaaaatttatgtttcgtagttatattatttttattattatcataaaacttaaaatttaataattaattatatatcaatatagaaatatcataaaatatatcgaTCATCATCCtcaaattaatatacatatcatttccttttatctttattatttgcattttgTTCCTTAAAGTTTGTCTTTGAAACTGTTTGCAGAATACAAATAATCAATACTAATgtacatattaaaaaatacaaattctataaattttaataatttatttcttatacacattaaaaacaattcgctaaactaataaatattatcaaattattaaaaattatacagaattaaatatatgggGTACTTAACCCTAACCCATACATGGGTTCCACAAAATACAGCATTAACACTGACCCacaacataaaaattgtacaaaaaatatgcaaaaacAGTACAAAAATGCAATCAATGTGTATAATAACTTTGTATTCTaatgattatattatttaaatattcttataAACGCCAAAATTacttattttcaaatagaCAGCTTCTTAACATATATCAATCATTATTACTACTCCTGGAATAATTTCTACTCTTCgaatcatatataataattcattttattctttatttttttagattTTCTCTTAAATATTGTCTTTGACGCCGTTTATCAAatccaaataatgaatactaatataaaatggtaatcgtatatacattttttgataatcaCATGTAAGGAATCacgataataatttttaaatattatatttttaaatttcttattatttacctTATAAGCAATCCCCaagaaaaatgatattgAACATGTCAATAAAACTGGAATTAATTTGCTTGCTATCGATGAACTTGGTGGGGTTTTTATCTCTGAAAGAGTTGGAATATCGTTACAATAACTGCAATTTTTAGcacattcatttttaaaatcatcATAATCAATTGACAAACTAGACAATATTTCTctatatgaaatattttcagTAATACTAGAATCTTGATTAAGATCTTCAAAATGTTTAGCAAAATCTTGAGCATCTTGCGAACAGGTtgtgtaattttttttttttttgctataTTCAGTATACAATTTGCATAATGATTTTAATGGAACATAAAATTTAGACATTTCTTTAATATCAATAGTATTcaaatactttttattatttataatattcttaTAACTATTATAAGATCCAGcaccatttattttatcaatatgATTCTCATTcccttttatatatttattatgaaaatcaTTCAGATTACtgatttcattttctttttttttatttagtttATAACATAACCATAAAATAGCATATTCGGcaagtttattattttttaaatcatcaCCCTTCATAAAATGATtcaccatttttataaaaagagAACTAACTATTACTTCATAAGAAAAGCATTCTTGCGTCCCCCCCTCACCATTAATACAATAAGGGTATGATCCCgtattataatgaaaaagttGTTTCGATCCATTCGTATCCAAggtaattttttcatcgaTCTGATCAATTGCTTCACACTacgaatatattttacgaattaaacaaaaaaacgTATTAATGTAAATGTTACTAAAATGAAGATTAATGAATTTATAGGTGGTCTAACATATGAATCACATGCGAAGAGCATatcttatttaaaaaattatataccaGGTTATCCATTGTGATGAAATTCTGTTATAATTTGGAAATTATGTTGgatgataataaatgtatttttcataaaatatatgttgtaTTTACTTAAGCTCTTTACATATCAATTATCTTTCgttaaacatattattcttaattttaacttcatataaaataataatatagtaatattactaaaatcatattatacttattttatgGCAATTGACTAAATCACCTTAAATAGAAGGTTGCTTAATACACTTTTaccatatgcatatatgatgaattttatacaaaaatgctattattatgataattcttaaaagcatataaatagttatttaataagattgattgcatttttatatacttgtttcttataatatataatatagtcttttctaaaattatagtattttcaaattatgTCGCATGCTCCATTTCCTGTGCAAATcacataaaattaaattatttttatttaatatagatAAATTCATAATCCATTTTAATGTGTTCAAtaactttattattattcctaCGTACATCAATTTAGAAATATACCTTATTGggttattttataatacattttgAGCATATTTTCTATAGTTTAAAACAACAATTAGAACTGAAACCGTGTTTATTGAGTTATTTATAAGCTTAAATaagtttttaaatacagattatttttaaaataatacttagtaaatattaaacataTAACACAAATAAGTGTTGATGCAATTTTTAAAGCATAATAGAAATTTATGTGCAATTAGGTTGCTATATTGCACTTTAAgaggaaaaatatatgatgtatttctcttttaatatataaatattttctaaattttctCCATTGCTCATCTTATCTCATATATTCTATTGTTATAATTACCAATGTATATGCATTCAagtaatttattaaaagttctatgataaaacaatactattttatattaaaaaaacgatGATTTACAAACactgataatataattcatactaatatggaataataaaaagacatttaatataactGATGCTTTAGCCCTTTTTCCATCGatccaattttttataacataaaaCCGTATATCctaaattgtatttttaacaaaatatgtgACATTGATCATTTATAATGCACTATTATATTCCActgatttattattaattcaataaaacatataattatatatttatgttagaaagtatcatatataattttttattgaataTTCATAGAAAGCAATTGTATGTAACATATAGCATGGGCTTATAGGggcaatttttaaaaattttactatgaatttttacaacaataaatgattttataaaaaaaatattttttatccattcattattttaataatgtttttattcttatatttatataaataaattgaaaTTTAAGTGAATCATTCTAACAACAtcacatttatataaattatagtaatatataatttcgtattataattacataaatatatattttaattatacttATGAGTTTATTTatctataataataaataaatttacttatttatcatttttaatattttattgagttttaaaataaggttcataaaatattaccGCCAAAACAAAagttattaattaaatttataattccAAAAAATcgtattttcttttatagacaaaaaaattagcaaaaaaaataaattaataaatggtaTAGAATCGGCTTGCATAAGTTtgtgtatatttaataatgaatCTTTTTTTCTGTCAACTGAATTTATAACCGGTTTTAGATTTTTGGTCCTATCACATGattgtataattatttgtgtctttctttttccataagctaaatttataacttttttcatgttttttttttccgaTTTTTTTGTCCGTTCACGAGACAAATActaacataaaaatgtggagaaatatataatattttatagtgGAAAaagattttaaaaattgtatacttcataattttctttttatttaccttataaataattaatgtaATAATTGGTATTAAAATAACTGTAATTACAGTTTCAGGACGGTTATATcctttaaatatatctttgatttttaataattgtgGTATCTTTTTTTCGATAGTGATTCCAGGGCCTTTTAACATAATTCCCAAATTAGCCGTTTTACTGCTAGAATCGACTGGCAGTTGAGATTGCTTCTCAGGGGATGAATCAGGATGGTTTACTTGCTTACTATCTGGTGATCCAAGATCTTGCGTAGGAGTTGGCGGTTGTGGATCATCATTACTTTGACCACCTGGTGTTGGCGCTTGTggattatcattattttgcCCACCTGGTGTTGGCGCTTTGATATTTTCTGGCTCTTTTTTTTCGCCTCCTGGCAAAGAAGGGGGAGATTCTGGTATCTTTTCATTACTTGGTGGGTCTTTTGATAATTTACCTGAACCTTCTTGGTTAGTTTCTAACTTTTGTTCTTGTGATTGGAGGGAATTTGGTAATTGAATTTGAGATGATTCTTTTGCAGGTGGTGATGGTGCTTTCTCTTGATTATCTTTTGGTTGTTCTGGAGGTTGTGATGGAGATAGtgaattttgtttttgtgGTTCTGGTGGTGGTGGTGGAGTTGGTGAATCTTGTTTTTGTGGTTCTGGAGGTGGTGGTAGTGCTGTTGGTGCTTCTGCTTGTTGTTGTGTTTCTAATTTATTACTTCCTGATTGGGATTGTTCTGTCGATGggttttttgatatatcttttttcgCCTGTTTCGAAATTTCAGAATGTAATgcattacaatttttagtATATAAATCAATTGTTTGATCAGACTCATCCAAAAACCTTTGATCCCAATCTTTTGGAGTTAGATCTTTAAGAGAAATCGTTAAAGCATTCAATACATTTCCTAATACTTGTTTTGAATCTTTTATATGGGAAGCAAAGGCTTTTCTAATACCATTATCTGTAAggagtttatttttaatatctttttttttagcaaCGGTTTCATTAATAGCATCATTTCTAATaacatcatatatattttttaagaactttaataaatgaaaatatgaataacaTTCTTTAACatctttataaatattaataaatttctGGTAGCATTGTTGGGAAATTTGTTCAATTTGCTTGTTTCTTTTGCTTTTGCCATATTCAATAACTATACTACATATACACTCGAGTAAGCTATACAATCTACTCATATACCAAACATTAGCTATCTTATATTCCCTTTTACTACCTAAAACGTTCCAATAATTAAAACTAGGCATATTGTTCTCtaaatactttttataaGATTCTTCCAATGTTGTGCTTTTGTTGTTTTCTaacttatataatttgCCGCTTAGCCACATCATAAAAATCTCAATATGCCGGTTAGCTTCATTTCCTTCCCCTTTAAAATCCTTTgaaattttattcaaattttcGTATAAATATACGCCCAATGTGTTAATTCTTTCATTATTTgttgtgcatatatattcttttccTTTTCGAGGACATCTATATGTGAATAAACcagaattattaaatttttcctCATTgacattttcattattaaaatatgcatcAACCTCGCGAAGTAGTGTacactaaaaaaaatttttaaaaattaaataaaaataaataccaATAAAGTGTTGTTGAAATACAATTTAATAGTAATTTGTAGATAGTGTAACGTTCAAGCAATATAAAGACCGgtgtttatttaaaaaaatatacttacTGCTTTATCAGCCATTGTaatgatattttatctttaatctgtttatattttccatcatattattttatttaaaaaatatatactgaACCCAATACGAGCTGTAATTAAGCAcattcttattattttgaatatttaaattaatatgtaATACTATATAATATCGTTACTAAAGGAACATTATGTTTACTTTTTGTGGCAATTTATCTAAACCACCGTACGTTTTAATCtatttaaacatatttcgtcttatatataaattaaatatatatatttaaggccattatttttaatatagttTGAAATTATaccattaaataattatgcgTGGCCTTGTAATGTGTTTAAGTAAACATATGCccttataattataagttAAGCATCTAGAAAAACGAtatgttttctttttttaataaactGATTTATGAGaatatattactataaatatataaagaaatagaaatgtattattaatataactgttaaaatatattcgtATCTCATTGTTGATATCATATATTGATATAAGTTATTATTCCGTATgaatattacatttttatcattaattCCAATAGATGTAAAtcaaattgtttatttaatttataatatacaaaaaataacttATTGTTATCAATTTTcctaaatatatgatatttagtttgtatttatattttaattaatagtATAATGAGTACCCCATTTAGAATGTGCAATAACTTTGTATGTAAATATTcctaatatataaataaattttaataaataatgttacACTTCATATGTGCATCTTTCTAAAATCAAACACAAATGTGCAATTAAAGTTAATATAACCAATTACAAATTGAAATAATATGGCACCGAATtgtgttttaaaattagtatatataaataaatacgaATTCCAGCCTTaagctataaaaaaaattcaatcAAATTATTTCCTTATGATTtacttaaattttatagGTTTGTGATTTTAACATTTGCTCTTTATTTAGTGGTAATAATAAACTTTTGGGAAGAATATAAGTGGATTTACCATTATAGTGCATATTGCTACTTAGAAactaaaaatatcatatattacatattttataatgaaaaatttagctcaatataaaaaacaatatttttattcaaattattaatagaattaataatatataggcTTTGTAGTGTTAATATTACgacattaaaattatacttaagtataaattataataataattatttatcttCTGCATCTTTTaagttttaaataatatatgtaattaatatatatcaacggatttaaattaatttaatgaTATTTTCGTGTTTAATACTTTATCTATTGTTATCATTGTTGCTTCCTGCTATGTCACTGTGTAGTGCAACAGAATATTTAATGtgcttaataaaaatactttaAATCAATGCATAATATTCCCGTGCTTCATAGTTTTTTAATCAAGTATTTtagaacatatatattattttgtaataacaatatatttaaattatagaTTCAGAgcttgtatatatataataacctAATAAGAATGTTattaattcaaataaaaataaatattatgtacCTTTTtcgataaaaaatatttaattatatgagGTTTTCACAATAAAATCATATTTCAATATTAGTTCTTGATAGGATATTTTActagtttatatatataggcatatattaataacaCTATTATAtctatcatattatttataattattagaacaaaatattatatgaaattttattaatatacttatattttattttttaactatttaaaaatataatttatttgtactTCAAAACTATAATgcttaaaatttaataatgattAATCTAATATTGTGTCtttatggaaaataaattaaagtttatagaaatatttctattaatgctaattaatattaatacaaaTGTTAAGGAAATACAAAAAGGAATAGTAACAACATTTAAAACTTGAAAAcatattgcatatattgtatgatctttattgtattattaaaaatgatagatgcacaataatattttatagacAATGTTATATTGTCGATTCTCGATCGGTATTCCAtgccatatattttatgactgtatattacatattggTAATATGCTTAAttaacattaaaaatatagccaTTAACCTGAAGgtatattataatgtaGGCAATTGTTCCAAATTAACCATCTTATAATTCATGATCAtccacatatataatactacTATTACAGTTCAATTGAcgtaatataatttaaatcaaaataatagtgaCACAAATAGTAAGTTttactaaataaaattttttatcaaataatgaaacatattttgttataattCAATATAGTCGATGATTAATAAGGTTTATATAATAGGAAATTCTGATATAGATAACACGGCTTCATAAGTGTATACccaatttatatattaatatatgcatatcgccatattattttaatcatattaaatttatattagtgctcaattatatatattataactcatgaaaaaatgttatcCAAGCTCTTTCATATTAATGATTACATCACTTTTGGGTTGGATATTTGGACTTTTGAACTTCATCTCgtgattaaaaatatatgatagtACATGCATTTAGTCGGCATTTACAAGCCAatgaatattatcaaattataaacaacttaacaaaaatataacccTAACCCAAAAAATAGATTCCATAAAACAAAACTATAACCCATAGTACAGAACCCAGACCCAAAATACAGATTCCCAAAAACAAAACCCAACATGTAAAACATAGAGAAAAAACACAGAGTaagcattttatttactattttatGTCTAATGATCTTCGTTCTTATTTAGAAACATTCCTCAGACCTAATTTAATGTATTTTACATAGTaatgcaaatatatttttaagtttattttttggataTTCTATATAACGTAATACTTTTTAGtgtttataatatacatacaaacattaaataataaaatgtattaaacGCATTCGTTTTTTCACGTcttgataatttaaaaaattagaagAATAGCCCATAAAAacactatatatatattttttgagaatatttaaaagtatagattcattttttctctGCTATTTTGGGtcgtttttattatgcTAATTAAttctaaatataatagcatatatattgactcaattatgataataatcaaaattataaacatataaaataaaaaaattaactttttaaatttgtttgtAAAGTTTATGGTTAAAATTATTCCATAAATTTTAGAAATATGTTACTAATTGTAGACAATAATTTTGAGGTAAATAAAACGTTTGTtgctttaaataaaaaaaaatgtgaattttttatagatatTCTTATAATGTATAATTAATGCCATGAATCATTAACAGTTCTaaagtattatatatattagtaaTATTTCTAaggtattattatattttatactcgttataattaaaaaattagattaataatatatatatttttttatttacaccaatttaaatatacttgttattatatcgaagtaaaaattaaaaaatattttttggttgtcgtttttttttcattgcttttataaataaatatattatgcatattacaTTTgatcattaatattttttaagtaaaagcattatataaatcattaattattaataaaaaaaataatatataacaattatatattttaaatatatattttttcttataccatattttaattaccgaaattaagaaaattaaataaaaccaaaaatatattgccgaaaaacaaacaatatattataatttgtataattttgcATATCAGTGGCAATTTCATTCTGATTGCATGAAATACTCGAAAAAACATCGAAAATGAGATAAAGAACTataattatacatttttttcatttcttataatttgtttacgattttttgtattattataatatgcatgaaatgttattaatattgtttGATGCTAATGTAATATGTATACAGAGcttgtatatttaaatttgtataaagccgtaataaaatttaatatggTATACTGCTTGTGTTAATAAtctatatacatacatttgaaaagtaaaattttaattatatatatgcatatattttggctataaaaaatatgtatttttttagttgtAATATGGATTGTTATATTTCATAACTTGAGTGATGGAAGAAATCGAATTGAATAGtgatgaattaaaaagtaataCACTAAGTAAATTAGATGGCGATCCTAAGACGAGTTGGTTCTGTAATAAAAAGGGTTTACTcttaaaaacatatagaTGGCTAGCTAAGAATGCTTTCGGAGCTGTATTGTTATTACATGGGTTCCAATCTCATACTCGATTAacttttatgaaaataaatataaaaatgccaaataaaaatcacGGTTTAGTAGTAGACACTGATAAttactatatttataaagatAGTTGGATTGAAAAGTTTAATCAAAGTGGTTATTCAGTATATGCCCTGGATTTGCAAGGACATGGTGAATCACAAGcatggaaaaatataagaggCGATTTTAGTTGTTATGATGATCTAGTTGATGATGTAATGCAATATATGAATCACATTCAAGATGAAATctcaaatgataataaaacgAATTATGAATCTCATAATATAGTAacaactaaaaaaaaaaagcttccaatatatattgttggATATTCACTGGGAGGAAATATTGCTTTAAGAATAttacaattattaaataaagaaaaacgAGATAACATCAATGCTGGAGAGTCAAataactataaaaaatgtagcATTATGTTAGGAAATTCTACTAATATGGATGAAATTGACAATGGCATGTGTGctataaata
This genomic interval from Plasmodium chabaudi chabaudi strain AS genome assembly, chromosome: 11 contains the following:
- a CDS encoding fam-a protein encodes the protein MNKTYIKVYLALFSIAGYMQNVTFASETETVAYNCTKHGTLRYRPRSIYDQYRDEASVDLDEALAVTNYARQSSDLLIKLSEVNVQDYSTYSTENGNIIYTKKIGNMDIGRLDFTIPSSSKYPTVYRQYWDFRYEKNPDEKIIQGKVVRVYCINTALFEKHNPDPNNTPLKKIYTLGSRIYLPEITVIVCPSRILNYDGEINQETRLEEVYKNQKLFELGIDPEEALNKYGDNLSGFVIRKGDDDQVHVTYINAIYDAGNSTEVAHNKRDREIAYTKILKLAQRIISNE
- a CDS encoding CIR protein, producing MDNLCEAIDQIDEKITLDTNGSKQLFHYNTGSYPYCINGEGGTQECFSYEVIVSSLFIKMVNHFMKGDDLKNNKLAEYAILWLCYKLNKKKENEISNLNDFHNKYIKGNENHIDKINGAGSYNSYKNIINNKKYLNTIDIKEMSKFYVPLKSLCKLYTEYSKKKKNYTTCSQDAQDFAKHFEDLNQDSSITENISYREILSSLSIDYDDFKNECAKNCSYCNDIPTLSEIKTPPSSSIASKLIPVLLTCSISFFLGIAYKYSLFGFDKRRQRQYLRENLKK
- a CDS encoding CIR protein; this translates as MADKACTLLREVDAYFNNENVNEEKFNNSGLFTYRCPRKGKEYICTTNNERINTLGVYLYENLNKISKDFKGEGNEANRHIEIFMMWLSGKLYKLENNKSTTLEESYKKYLENNMPSFNYWNVLGSKREYKIANVWYMSRLYSLLECICSIVIEYGKSKRNKQIEQISQQCYQKFINIYKDVKECYSYFHLLKFLKNIYDVIRNDAINETVAKKKDIKNKLLTDNGIRKAFASHIKDSKQVLGNVLNALTISLKDLTPKDWDQRFLDESDQTIDLYTKNCNALHSEISKQAKKDISKNPSTEQSQSGSNKLETQQQAEAPTALPPPPEPQKQDSPTPPPPPEPQKQNSLSPSQPPEQPKDNQEKAPSPPAKESSQIQLPNSLQSQEQKLETNQEGSGKLSKDPPSNEKIPESPPSLPGGEKKEPENIKAPTPGGQNNDNPQAPTPGGQSNDDPQPPTPTQDLGSPDSKQVNHPDSSPEKQSQLPVDSSSKTANLGIMLKGPGITIEKKIPQLLKIKDIFKGYNRPETVITVILIPIITLIIYKYLSRERTKKSEKKNMKKVINLAYGKRKTQIIIQSCDRTKNLKPVINSVDRKKDSLLNIHKLMQADSIPFINLFFLLIFLSIKENTIFWNYKFN
- a CDS encoding lysophospholipase, putative, with translation MEEIELNSDELKSNTLSKLDGDPKTSWFCNKKGLLLKTYRWLAKNAFGAVLLLHGFQSHTRLTFMKINIKMPNKNHGLVVDTDNYYIYKDSWIEKFNQSGYSVYALDLQGHGESQAWKNIRGDFSCYDDLVDDVMQYMNHIQDEISNDNKTNYESHNIVTTKKKKLPIYIVGYSLGGNIALRILQLLNKEKRDNINAGESNNYKKCSIMLGNSTNMDEIDNGMCAINNSNDYSSDNSYPSTSSTANTIASYKDEGCYNYLDKLNIKGCVSLSGLIRVKSILDPGNKSFKYFYLPITQFLRRILPCVRFSGKSLYKYSEYDAIACKYDKFKNRNVVNFKYMAELMKATTALDCNINYMPSNIPLLFVHSNDDTVCSYEWAVSFYNRANVTDKKFHAVENMNHDTTTKPGNEEIVKEIIDWICNLRANNEDE